The proteins below are encoded in one region of Sulfolobus sp. A20:
- a CDS encoding M61 family metallopeptidase, translated as MIFTVKPRNRYLEILAEGKEGVITFPTYVPGSYVIRDLERNVVEIEGFRISKNKFYVKDKFKYLYYASSKDQREAISTNDYLFINPPAVFPFQDLHEKYCVKVLVHWNVVTTLKKEGDYYCAENYHEFADSPIEASPYLRELIIDDYHSVSTIDEIDEEMIRKIVMEADKVIKPSNKYVFHFRRSDKNYGGIEHKNSSAIVVSWDRKELAVLFAHEYFHRLNVKVLIPKDLEHNYEREVYTDLLWFAEGFTDYMALLITLRSNLIKPNEGLKKILNSLHNLTFPGSKRVSLSEASKTAWIKYYKQDENFLNSSVSYYDGGLALGFYTDLKLIERGKRIDEVFISLRDKGKYTFEDLDRILTNLGFDELYLAYRPAYEIFKALRDYIHLEVFDKDKPYYGIILDGNKVRFVEDDSPADFAGLMPDDQIISIDNTAKPLEVRESVILHVLREGRLKEITLRAGKSPGHSLRAKLDGKIAKAIFNSDIIEAEYVTNVI; from the coding sequence ATGATCTTCACAGTAAAGCCTAGAAATAGGTATTTAGAAATTTTAGCAGAAGGTAAAGAAGGAGTAATAACTTTTCCCACGTATGTTCCAGGTTCATACGTGATAAGGGATTTAGAGAGAAACGTTGTGGAAATAGAAGGATTTAGAATTTCTAAGAACAAGTTCTACGTTAAAGACAAATTTAAATACTTATATTACGCCTCAAGTAAGGATCAGAGAGAAGCCATTTCCACCAACGACTACTTATTTATTAATCCCCCCGCAGTATTTCCTTTTCAAGACTTGCATGAAAAGTATTGTGTAAAGGTTCTAGTTCATTGGAATGTGGTCACTACATTAAAGAAAGAAGGAGATTATTATTGTGCTGAAAACTACCATGAGTTCGCTGATTCACCAATTGAAGCTTCTCCCTATTTGAGGGAATTGATAATAGATGATTATCACTCCGTTTCAACAATTGATGAGATAGATGAGGAAATGATAAGAAAAATAGTAATGGAAGCTGATAAAGTGATCAAGCCTAGTAATAAATATGTTTTTCACTTCAGAAGATCGGATAAAAACTACGGCGGTATTGAGCACAAGAACTCATCAGCCATAGTCGTATCGTGGGATAGGAAGGAGTTAGCTGTACTCTTCGCTCATGAATACTTTCATAGACTTAACGTTAAGGTTCTAATACCTAAGGACTTAGAGCACAACTACGAGAGGGAAGTATATACTGATCTCCTTTGGTTCGCTGAAGGCTTCACTGATTACATGGCTTTGTTAATCACGTTGAGAAGTAATCTGATCAAGCCTAACGAGGGGTTGAAGAAAATACTTAATTCTCTTCATAACTTAACCTTCCCAGGGAGTAAGAGAGTGAGTCTCTCTGAAGCATCTAAAACGGCATGGATAAAGTATTATAAGCAAGACGAAAACTTCCTAAACTCATCAGTATCATATTACGATGGTGGCTTAGCCTTAGGATTTTACACTGACCTAAAGCTGATTGAGAGGGGTAAAAGAATAGATGAAGTTTTCATTTCATTACGAGATAAGGGTAAATACACTTTTGAAGACTTAGACAGAATCTTAACCAATTTGGGATTTGATGAACTCTACCTAGCATATAGACCGGCTTATGAGATATTTAAAGCTTTAAGGGACTATATACACTTAGAGGTTTTTGATAAGGACAAACCATATTATGGAATTATCCTAGATGGAAACAAAGTGAGGTTTGTGGAGGATGATTCCCCAGCAGACTTTGCTGGTTTAATGCCAGATGACCAAATCATTAGTATAGATAATACCGCAAAACCCTTAGAAGTAAGGGAAAGTGTTATCCTACACGTGTTAAGGGAAGGTAGGCTAAAAGAGATCACGTTAAGAGCTGGTAAAAGTCCAGGGCATTCGTTAAGGGCTAAACTTGATGGGAAAATAGCTAAAGCTATATTTAATTCGGATATAATTGAAGCTGAATACGTGACTAACGTTATATAA
- a CDS encoding MupG family TIM beta-alpha barrel fold protein, translated as MKKIGFSIFPGWKEIKEEQIKLMKIARDYGFSEIFMGIGPGTHWKTPVREAFEIAKELLRGADDYYAFLDINPEILKELNSSPRDLSKFKEAGFKGVRADYGFKKEEIVEMSRQLIVELNPMLVTREELEYITRNADPERVKAIHNYYPVIYSGISREIFHEKNRLLKEKGIEIGAFISTPMFNLRTTLEILRFIEPFDSANYLFKYVDRVLIGDPIPKEEWLIQVQEVARLEGNVVRIKVYREDVIEYLTKNKFRVEDEDREYAIVAITDQQFPLNCKCYTKIFRNSVALRGRDIWIFTRDLDVAPFNLIGEIDDINLEIMKLLRGKLINFRLKEK; from the coding sequence ATGAAGAAGATTGGGTTTTCGATATTTCCGGGATGGAAGGAGATTAAGGAGGAACAGATTAAGTTAATGAAAATAGCTAGAGATTATGGCTTTTCTGAGATCTTCATGGGTATAGGTCCCGGAACACATTGGAAAACACCAGTTAGAGAAGCTTTTGAAATAGCGAAAGAATTATTAAGGGGCGCTGATGACTATTACGCTTTTCTAGATATTAATCCAGAAATTTTGAAGGAACTCAACTCCTCTCCGAGAGATCTGTCTAAGTTTAAAGAGGCTGGCTTTAAGGGAGTTAGGGCTGATTATGGGTTCAAGAAGGAAGAGATAGTTGAAATGAGTAGGCAATTAATCGTCGAGCTGAATCCAATGTTAGTAACTAGAGAAGAATTAGAGTATATTACAAGGAATGCCGATCCAGAAAGAGTAAAGGCCATACATAATTACTACCCTGTTATATACTCTGGGATTTCTAGAGAGATTTTTCATGAAAAGAATAGATTGCTTAAGGAGAAAGGTATTGAAATAGGTGCTTTCATATCCACGCCTATGTTTAACTTGAGAACTACATTAGAAATATTGCGATTTATAGAACCATTTGATTCCGCAAACTACCTTTTTAAATACGTTGATAGGGTGTTAATAGGGGACCCAATTCCTAAAGAGGAATGGCTAATCCAAGTTCAAGAAGTAGCTAGATTAGAAGGGAACGTTGTGAGGATAAAGGTTTACAGAGAAGATGTGATTGAATATTTGACTAAAAACAAGTTTAGGGTGGAAGATGAGGATAGAGAATACGCTATTGTAGCAATAACTGATCAGCAATTTCCCCTTAACTGTAAGTGTTATACTAAAATATTTAGGAACTCCGTAGCTTTGAGGGGAAGAGATATATGGATATTTACAAGGGACTTAGACGTAGCACCTTTTAACTTAATTGGAGAAATAGACGATATTAACTTAGAAATTATGAAACTTCTAAGGGGAAAGTTAATTAACTTTAGGCTAAAAGAAAAGTGA
- a CDS encoding KaiC domain-containing protein: MVDRVRTYIPGLDEILYGGIPERSIVLLSGGPGTGKSIAAKQFIYNGLVRDEAGIYVTLEEHPVSVLRSFKHFNWDVMKYEKDGKFAIVDAFTGGVGSIAQREKYVVKQVDSVDELSEVLRQAIKDIKATRLAIDSVSTLYLTKPAMARSVVMKLKRVISGLGCTAFFVSQVSVGERGFGGPGVEHAVDGIIRLDLDEIDGKLYRSIIVWKMRDTKISMVRHPMEIADNGIVVEWDKYLRIAPNSASILPLSKEEIEEMKKSVEQVELKGKERRVIEEEEE, from the coding sequence ATGGTAGATAGGGTAAGGACTTACATTCCCGGACTAGACGAGATATTGTATGGTGGTATTCCGGAAAGGAGCATTGTATTACTTTCCGGTGGCCCTGGAACCGGGAAGTCAATAGCAGCTAAACAGTTTATATATAATGGATTGGTTAGAGATGAGGCTGGAATCTATGTCACCTTAGAGGAGCATCCAGTATCCGTCTTAAGGAGTTTTAAGCACTTCAATTGGGACGTGATGAAATATGAAAAGGATGGAAAGTTTGCAATAGTTGATGCATTTACTGGAGGAGTTGGAAGTATTGCTCAAAGAGAAAAATACGTTGTCAAACAAGTTGACAGTGTAGATGAACTTTCTGAAGTATTAAGACAAGCAATAAAGGATATTAAGGCAACTAGATTAGCTATTGACTCAGTCAGTACGCTTTATTTAACTAAACCAGCCATGGCTAGAAGTGTTGTAATGAAGTTGAAGAGAGTCATATCAGGCTTAGGTTGTACAGCTTTCTTCGTTAGCCAAGTATCTGTAGGTGAAAGAGGTTTTGGAGGACCAGGTGTTGAACACGCTGTTGATGGAATAATAAGGCTAGACTTAGATGAAATAGATGGTAAGTTATATAGGTCAATAATTGTGTGGAAGATGAGGGATACTAAAATATCTATGGTTAGACACCCTATGGAGATAGCTGACAACGGAATAGTAGTTGAGTGGGATAAATATCTTAGGATAGCTCCAAATTCTGCATCGATTTTGCCGTTAAGCAAAGAGGAAATTGAGGAGATGAAGAAATCTGTAGAACAGGTTGAACTTAAAGGTAAAGAGAGAAGAGTAATAGAGGAAGAAGAGGAGTGA
- a CDS encoding CorA family divalent cation transporter, producing MKCNLEVYPLPNDFPKDEVDVHRVIHNDDKYFIRIDFNNSPNYITIDNQKIVFHSEFLASLAKNAEECSVTEIMKEVIYGILYEFGSKRIELHKRIEDLFQRIAEGKITDTSNIISIHSSIITLYSDSSSLYYVVKKLSKFLDKEVEEDCLFAYDRAEILVTRESDLYNIYLTEIQNNLNIIIKKLTSISFIFLPITAIASIYAVSFVNLPSNFMTLNFVYFTIPLVLIGILLTIYLRKIGWL from the coding sequence ATGAAATGTAATCTAGAAGTGTACCCGTTACCTAACGACTTTCCCAAGGACGAAGTAGACGTTCATAGGGTTATCCACAACGATGACAAGTATTTTATAAGGATAGATTTTAATAATTCGCCTAATTATATTACAATAGATAATCAGAAGATAGTCTTTCATTCTGAGTTTCTGGCTAGCCTAGCGAAGAATGCAGAGGAATGTAGCGTAACAGAAATAATGAAAGAGGTTATATACGGTATTCTTTACGAGTTTGGTTCTAAGAGAATTGAACTTCACAAAAGAATTGAAGATTTATTCCAAAGGATTGCTGAGGGCAAAATAACTGATACCTCAAATATAATATCAATACATTCCTCAATAATTACGCTCTATTCCGATTCTTCATCCCTATATTATGTGGTGAAGAAGTTGTCTAAATTCTTAGATAAGGAAGTCGAAGAGGATTGCTTATTCGCCTATGATAGGGCTGAAATATTGGTCACAAGGGAATCTGATCTATACAACATATACTTAACTGAAATACAGAATAATTTAAATATAATTATAAAGAAATTAACTTCCATATCCTTTATCTTTCTACCCATTACGGCAATAGCGAGTATATACGCTGTAAGCTTCGTGAACTTACCCTCTAATTTCATGACTTTAAATTTTGTATATTTTACCATTCCTTTAGTATTAATTGGAATATTGTTAACGATTTATTTGAGAAAAATTGGATGGCTATGA
- a CDS encoding pirin family protein: MKRGISTLIKGKYTMDGAGVKLYRVFGGPRTVNLTDPFLLLDFFGSSDPSDYIAGFPWHPHRGIETVTLLYKGKVEHQDSEGNRGVIYPGQSQWMTAGSGIFHEEMPMPLEGWEIVKYNQKPEEMNGLQLWINLPSYMKMTDPVYRDVKQIPKETYDFGTIQILAGEYKGFEGPVRVKSPVDPTYFDIVLDGQVKIPVKNGYTVLVYVVSGDINTANTSVGEGTLIVFDREGDEVDISGKGRFILLSGKPINEPVAWYGPIVMNTEDQIMEALRDLRVGTFVKKKRPTFEEF, from the coding sequence ATGAAAAGAGGCATAAGTACATTAATAAAAGGAAAATATACAATGGACGGTGCCGGTGTAAAGCTGTACAGAGTCTTCGGAGGACCTAGAACTGTTAATTTAACTGATCCTTTCCTATTACTAGACTTCTTTGGCTCATCAGATCCATCTGACTATATTGCCGGCTTTCCGTGGCATCCTCACAGAGGCATTGAGACAGTAACGCTGTTATATAAGGGGAAAGTAGAGCATCAAGACAGTGAAGGAAATAGGGGTGTAATTTATCCGGGACAGTCACAGTGGATGACTGCAGGGAGTGGTATCTTTCATGAAGAGATGCCCATGCCATTAGAAGGTTGGGAAATTGTGAAATACAATCAGAAGCCAGAGGAGATGAATGGGCTACAATTATGGATAAACTTACCATCCTACATGAAGATGACTGACCCAGTTTATAGAGATGTAAAACAAATTCCTAAGGAAACTTATGATTTCGGAACTATTCAAATACTTGCTGGAGAATACAAAGGTTTTGAAGGTCCAGTAAGGGTAAAAAGTCCAGTTGATCCCACGTATTTTGACATAGTTCTAGATGGGCAGGTAAAAATACCGGTAAAGAACGGCTACACTGTTCTAGTATACGTGGTTAGCGGGGATATTAATACAGCTAACACTTCCGTAGGGGAAGGGACTTTAATCGTATTTGATAGAGAGGGAGACGAAGTGGATATAAGTGGTAAAGGTAGATTCATCTTACTTTCTGGCAAACCTATTAACGAGCCTGTAGCCTGGTATGGTCCAATAGTTATGAACACTGAAGATCAGATAATGGAAGCTTTAAGAGATTTGAGAGTAGGAACTTTCGTAAAGAAGAAAAGACCTACATTTGAAGAATTCTAA